A portion of the Caenorhabditis elegans chromosome III genome contains these proteins:
- the hpo-28 gene encoding Major sperm protein (Confirmed by transcript evidence), which translates to MVSDISNSRILRRRSSTFTDPTNLLAVHELRSRILQDPAISVKHLSDDVHRIRHEDWWLDRFLGSVNYDVDIAYAIMLECLKWRRNFEVDRISLLSLKPLLDNQLMYLHGKDLQNRHMLWIMMNKYKNGDDGFEKLFTFWIERHYMEYKGCQPLTVFIDMTGTGLKNMSFDAMKFIIHSSKYYYPNSIESILIFENPAILNASWKVIGSWLESSAASQRHDLLTFVTKLSVTHYVPKSHLLEHQGGTDTFKFTMDELAKCLPPPPPPKPSPKLLQQRMHSIDDSTNNNVTEFDFSSFQKRNVKFDEESTTKRAPSLSRRSSRGPKSRKSHIPPSLRPLIENRVNAPSDDWSSNDFVSITPRDELRLEKLDGENDLLDVVLVKNQSSDTPIMFKFKTTSPEKFRVRPSSGIVQPGTTEIIRVYLQYEYRHSWNKEKFLLLTMESSSTDVESFSEQFKSASNKAEFKFKCRLSENLKLDQPEERRSSFLLQQQQLLSKPEGFSLGGFNIYLPIITLILFLFLIFQFSYILQMRSDNALLRETLVSLSSQIKEASVPLQETIVEAVKNEL; encoded by the exons ATGGTGAGCGATATTTCGAACTCTCGAATACTACGAAGACGAAGTTCTACATTCACAGATCCAACTAATTTATTGGCAGTTCATGAATTGAGATCGAGAATATTACAA GATCCGGCAATATCAGTAAAGCATCTATCAGATGACGTTCATAGGATACGTCACGAAGACTGGTGGTTAGACAGGTTCTTAGGATCGGTTAATTACGATGTAGATATTGCATATGCAATTATGTTAGAGTGCTTGAAATGGAGAAGAAACTTTGAAGTGGACA GAATCAGTCTGCTGTCACTCAAGCCATTACTAGATAACCAACTGATGTATCTTCACGGAAAAGATTTACAAAACCGGCACATGT TATGGATCATGATgaacaaatataaaaatggaGATGACGGCTTCGAAAAGCTGTTTACATTTTGGATAGAGCGTCACTACATGGAATACAAAGGATGTCAACCATTGACCGTTTTCATTGATATGACTGGTACAGGACTCAAGAATATG agCTTTGACGCAATGAAGTTTATTATACATTCCTCCAAGTATTATTATCCAAACTCAATTGAatcgattttgatttttgaaaatccagcGATCTTGAATGCTTCATGGAAA GTAATCGGATCTTGGCTAGAGTCTTCAGCTGCGAGTCAAAGACACGACTTACTCACATTTGTCACCAAGCTCAGTGTCACTCATTACGTACCAAAAAGTCATCTGTTGGAGCACCAAGGAGGCACC gATACTTTCAAATTCACCATGGACGAGCTTGCCAAATGccttccaccaccaccgccaccaaaACCTTCACCAAAATTACTTCAACAACGAATGCACTCTATCGACGATTCTACAAATAACAACGTAACTGAATTTGACTTCTCGTCGTTTCAGAAAAGA AATGTCAAGTTCGACGAGGAATCTACAACAAAACGAGCTCCTTCTTTGTCCAGAAGATCAAGTCGCGGACCGAAAAGCAGAAAATCGCATATCCCACCATCACTTCGACCACTTATTGAGAACCGAGTTAACGCACCAAGTGACGATTGGTCGTCCAATGACTTTGTGTCAATAAC TCCGAGAGATGAATTACGACTTGAGAAACTCGACGGAGAAAATGACTTGCTTGATGTCGTCCTTGTCAAGAATCAGTCTTCGGACACACCGATCatgttcaaattcaaaacaacTTCGCCTGAAAAATTCCGCGTTCGTCCTAGTTCTGGAATAGTACAGCCTGGAACTACGGAAATCATCAGAGTTTATCTTCAATATG AGTACCGACACTCGTGGAACAAAGAAAAGTTTCTGCTTCTTACAATGGAATCGTCATCAACAGACGTTGAAAGCTTCTCTGAACAGTTCAAATCAGCAAGCAACAAGGcagaattcaaattcaaatgtagattgtcagaaaatttaaagcttGATCAGCCAGAGGAAAGAAGATCAAGCTTTCTACTCCAGCAGCAACAATTATTGAGCAAACCAGAGGGATTTTCTCTCGGAGGTTTCAACATCTACTTGCCTATAATAACTCTTATTCTCTTTCTGTTTTTgatctttcaattttcctacATCCTACAAATGAGATCAGATAATGCATTACTCAGGGAAACCCTAGTTTCGCTCTCTTCTCAAATTAAAGAGGCTTCTGTGCCACTTCAGGAAACAATTGTTGAAGCTGTTAAAAATGAACTCTAA
- the B0336.12 gene encoding uncharacterized protein (Confirmed by transcript evidence), giving the protein MLREKKEASSATISKIRSNMTASELQR; this is encoded by the coding sequence ATGTTGCGAGAGAAGAAGGAAGCATCCTCCGctacaatttcgaaaatcagaTCCAACATGACAGCCAGCGAGCTTCAGAGATAG
- the hpo-28 gene encoding Major sperm protein (Confirmed by transcript evidence), producing the protein MDELAKCLPPPPPPKPSPKLLQQRMHSIDDSTNNNVTEFDFSSFQKRNVKFDEESTTKRAPSLSRRSSRGPKSRKSHIPPSLRPLIENRVNAPSDDWSSNDFVSITPRDELRLEKLDGENDLLDVVLVKNQSSDTPIMFKFKTTSPEKFRVRPSSGIVQPGTTEIIRVYLQYEYRHSWNKEKFLLLTMESSSTDVESFSEQFKSASNKAEFKFKCRLSENLKLDQPEERRSSFLLQQQQLLSKPEGFSLGGFNIYLPIITLILFLFLIFQFSYILQMRSDNALLRETLVSLSSQIKEASVPLQETIVEAVKNEL; encoded by the exons ATGGACGAGCTTGCCAAATGccttccaccaccaccgccaccaaaACCTTCACCAAAATTACTTCAACAACGAATGCACTCTATCGACGATTCTACAAATAACAACGTAACTGAATTTGACTTCTCGTCGTTTCAGAAAAGA AATGTCAAGTTCGACGAGGAATCTACAACAAAACGAGCTCCTTCTTTGTCCAGAAGATCAAGTCGCGGACCGAAAAGCAGAAAATCGCATATCCCACCATCACTTCGACCACTTATTGAGAACCGAGTTAACGCACCAAGTGACGATTGGTCGTCCAATGACTTTGTGTCAATAAC TCCGAGAGATGAATTACGACTTGAGAAACTCGACGGAGAAAATGACTTGCTTGATGTCGTCCTTGTCAAGAATCAGTCTTCGGACACACCGATCatgttcaaattcaaaacaacTTCGCCTGAAAAATTCCGCGTTCGTCCTAGTTCTGGAATAGTACAGCCTGGAACTACGGAAATCATCAGAGTTTATCTTCAATATG AGTACCGACACTCGTGGAACAAAGAAAAGTTTCTGCTTCTTACAATGGAATCGTCATCAACAGACGTTGAAAGCTTCTCTGAACAGTTCAAATCAGCAAGCAACAAGGcagaattcaaattcaaatgtagattgtcagaaaatttaaagcttGATCAGCCAGAGGAAAGAAGATCAAGCTTTCTACTCCAGCAGCAACAATTATTGAGCAAACCAGAGGGATTTTCTCTCGGAGGTTTCAACATCTACTTGCCTATAATAACTCTTATTCTCTTTCTGTTTTTgatctttcaattttcctacATCCTACAAATGAGATCAGATAATGCATTACTCAGGGAAACCCTAGTTTCGCTCTCTTCTCAAATTAAAGAGGCTTCTGTGCCACTTCAGGAAACAATTGTTGAAGCTGTTAAAAATGAACTCTAA